One Nitrospirae bacterium YQR-1 DNA window includes the following coding sequences:
- a CDS encoding tetratricopeptide repeat protein: protein MFRKNSVILSAILVSAFIPYVNVFNAPFVFDDVVIYNFLNFRRFIEIRSITENTFALNFLFHGLWLPGFHFVNIAIHALNGVLIYLFMVQIYKTPFLKIREDSAKKYSFLIALLFLSHPIQIQSVTFLSQRYTSLVTFFILASLNTYLMWRLNYSSGNSKTKSFGVYAIAIIIAMCSVKVKELAVVLPLLITLCEFTFFSGKTKSRLIYVLPFYLILPLVVLNAFAVRSVTFAGQMQTQYVLSDNTVQAAIEYDVKSPLIAKTRIEYLFTQLRVIVTYLRMLVLPVNLTLVHYYPVSRGFFELKVIFSFLFLLAIFLTGCFMFSQGFKQNNIQKSLISFGIFWFFIGIFPQSGLINKYGWTIFEYRVYLASAGFFIASFFLLLHFFRNREAFIYLITAIIVFNTFFTFYQNRNWKSEVLLWRDNVKKEPLHPVARIQLGMAYAGAKLFKDALRELETAQQMEPEFPEIPYQIGNVFAQEGQFDKAIEQYDKSISINPYLPFSHFSKGKVLAAKNMWPESIKELKLSLKYGNYSFELYHLLAHALTMTGNITEAINEYKNTLKLYPQSAETHNALGHLYTQTGNYTLADTEIMTALKLNSKLYEGYNNLGVLYASTGKMTEAVNEFKRAIAIQGDYITGFKNLANAYLALNRFDDAADALNKALEISPQSPEILTTTGNMHLLAGNKTMAEEYYLKALQINPSYVEAQRNMELTK from the coding sequence ATGTTTAGAAAAAACTCTGTAATTTTATCTGCTATACTGGTTTCAGCATTTATTCCATATGTAAATGTGTTTAATGCTCCTTTTGTTTTTGATGACGTAGTTATTTATAATTTTTTAAACTTCAGGCGTTTTATAGAAATCAGAAGCATTACAGAAAATACTTTTGCCCTTAACTTTTTATTTCATGGCCTGTGGCTACCTGGTTTCCATTTTGTAAATATAGCAATTCACGCTTTAAACGGAGTATTAATTTATCTGTTTATGGTTCAAATCTATAAAACACCTTTTTTAAAAATTAGGGAAGATTCTGCAAAAAAATACTCATTTTTAATCGCCCTGCTTTTTCTCTCACATCCTATACAGATTCAGTCGGTGACATTTCTTTCACAAAGATACACATCCCTTGTCACTTTTTTCATTTTGGCCTCTTTAAACACATACTTAATGTGGAGGCTTAATTACAGTAGTGGAAATTCTAAAACAAAATCATTTGGAGTTTATGCAATAGCAATTATTATTGCCATGTGCTCTGTAAAAGTAAAAGAGCTTGCAGTAGTGCTGCCACTTTTGATTACACTCTGTGAGTTTACTTTTTTTAGTGGTAAAACTAAATCCAGGCTTATTTATGTTTTACCGTTTTATTTGATCTTGCCTTTAGTTGTTTTAAATGCGTTTGCCGTAAGAAGTGTTACATTTGCCGGGCAGATGCAAACCCAGTATGTACTTAGTGACAATACAGTACAGGCGGCTATCGAGTATGATGTAAAGAGCCCGTTAATTGCAAAAACGCGGATTGAATATCTTTTTACACAATTGCGGGTTATTGTCACCTACCTGAGAATGCTTGTTTTGCCTGTAAACCTCACATTGGTCCATTATTATCCGGTATCACGAGGGTTTTTTGAATTAAAAGTGATTTTTTCGTTTTTATTTCTTCTGGCCATATTTCTTACCGGCTGTTTCATGTTTTCTCAGGGCTTTAAACAAAATAATATTCAAAAAAGCCTTATTTCTTTTGGGATATTCTGGTTTTTTATCGGAATTTTCCCACAATCCGGATTAATCAACAAGTATGGCTGGACTATTTTTGAGTACAGGGTGTATTTGGCTTCAGCAGGTTTTTTTATTGCCTCGTTTTTTCTGTTATTACATTTTTTTAGAAACAGAGAAGCCTTCATTTATTTAATTACAGCGATAATAGTGTTTAACACCTTTTTTACATTTTACCAGAACCGAAACTGGAAGTCGGAGGTGCTGCTTTGGAGGGATAATGTAAAGAAAGAGCCTTTGCACCCTGTTGCCCGTATTCAGTTAGGTATGGCCTATGCCGGGGCTAAACTTTTTAAGGATGCCCTCAGGGAGCTTGAGACAGCACAACAAATGGAACCGGAATTTCCTGAGATTCCTTATCAAATCGGCAATGTATTTGCTCAAGAGGGACAGTTTGACAAGGCAATTGAGCAATATGATAAATCTATTAGTATTAACCCTTATCTGCCTTTTAGCCACTTCAGTAAGGGTAAGGTATTAGCGGCCAAAAATATGTGGCCGGAGTCGATAAAAGAGCTGAAACTGTCTCTTAAATACGGAAACTATTCTTTTGAACTTTATCATTTATTAGCCCATGCACTGACCATGACCGGCAACATCACAGAAGCTATTAATGAATATAAAAATACACTGAAACTATATCCACAAAGCGCTGAAACACACAACGCTCTTGGACACCTTTATACACAGACCGGAAATTATACTCTGGCCGATACGGAAATTATGACGGCGCTTAAGCTTAACTCAAAGCTGTATGAGGGCTATAACAACCTTGGGGTTTTATATGCCTCCACAGGCAAAATGACGGAGGCTGTCAATGAATTCAAACGAGCAATAGCAATTCAAGGGGACTACATAACAGGGTTTAAAAATCTTGCAAATGCTTATTTAGCCCTCAACAGATTTGACGATGCAGCAGATGCTCTGAACAAGGCGTTGGAGATAAGCCCGCAGAGTCCTGAGATTTTAACAACAACAGGCAATATGCATCTGCTTGCCGGCAATAAAACAATGGCTGAAGAATACTATTTAAAGGCGCTGCAGATAAACCCCTCGTATGTGGAAGCTCAAAGAAACATGGAGCTAACCAAGTAG
- a CDS encoding tetratricopeptide repeat protein: MKSAHIPVKISVISRIVYPFTIIFFVLIAYFNTLECPFIFDDDAIKKGTVLPTILDPRLLVNLSFLLNYKLNHLNVTGYHVFNIIIHVINGLLIYFLVSLISKTETTDEFHYNYEPAFFIALIFAIHPLELFAVTYTVQRATSLAAMLYLSALFFYIKSRVSNNAALKLNYALSLLCALLAAKTKEITVTLPIVLTICEFIFFKGNIKKRIIYVLPFFLLIPLTIIQVNAIGVDVLLSEPQSNIILNTVKTEAAPGASLIAANRWEYLFTQFKVITTYLQLMFYPDNLTLIHYFPVSRTFFEPKVVSAFLFLLILFVCGAWLIYRGKAGVKTVFLNCFESKLAGFGLLWFFINLAPQSSIVPIHGWMIFEYRAYMASLGIYIAVIVTLFSLFRAQWRLVCSLLLLISAALTFLTYKNNKTWATEITMWEDNVQKEPKHPIPHINLGSAYFAAKRYDDAMAQFQLAIGLSPSIAEAHNNLGLVYERKGLLQDAEDKFKHAMSLDKSYASPAVNLGRLYVNRGMNEQAEVEFKRAIGISRRSPGAHINLGTLYAKMGQKEKAIEEFSKAIAINPNLVEPYVNLGALYADRGLRGLALESLKKAIMIDPSYSEAYNIMGTIDEERGAFTEAAANYLKAVKYNKDSINARHNLAAVYIRQGLIADAAIQYRHILTISPDDVEAKSALFNIQHQQSRQ; encoded by the coding sequence ATGAAATCTGCTCATATTCCCGTTAAGATTTCTGTTATTTCAAGAATTGTTTATCCTTTTACAATTATTTTTTTTGTACTTATAGCATATTTCAACACATTAGAGTGTCCTTTTATCTTTGATGACGACGCCATAAAAAAAGGAACGGTATTGCCGACTATTTTAGATCCAAGATTACTCGTCAATCTTTCATTTTTACTTAACTACAAGCTTAACCATCTTAATGTTACCGGCTACCATGTTTTTAATATAATTATTCATGTAATCAATGGACTGCTGATTTATTTTCTTGTTTCACTTATTAGCAAAACAGAAACTACGGATGAATTCCATTATAACTATGAACCTGCATTTTTTATCGCCTTGATTTTTGCAATCCATCCTTTAGAATTATTTGCCGTAACATATACAGTTCAAAGAGCTACTTCTTTGGCTGCTATGTTGTACTTGTCGGCACTTTTTTTCTACATAAAATCAAGAGTTTCAAACAATGCAGCGCTAAAGCTAAATTATGCTCTGTCTTTGTTATGTGCGCTTTTGGCTGCAAAAACAAAGGAAATCACTGTCACCTTACCTATTGTGCTGACAATTTGTGAATTTATATTTTTTAAAGGGAATATAAAAAAAAGGATAATATACGTATTACCATTTTTTTTACTTATTCCACTAACTATAATTCAAGTAAATGCTATAGGTGTGGATGTTCTTTTGAGTGAACCTCAAAGTAATATAATTCTCAACACAGTTAAAACGGAGGCTGCCCCCGGAGCCTCACTTATTGCCGCCAACAGGTGGGAGTACCTATTTACACAGTTTAAAGTGATAACGACATATTTACAGTTGATGTTTTATCCTGACAACCTTACGCTTATTCATTACTTCCCTGTATCAAGGACTTTTTTTGAACCTAAGGTTGTATCAGCCTTTCTGTTCCTTCTTATCTTATTTGTATGTGGGGCCTGGTTGATTTACAGGGGGAAAGCAGGCGTAAAAACTGTTTTCCTGAACTGTTTTGAAAGTAAATTAGCCGGATTTGGATTACTGTGGTTTTTTATAAACTTAGCGCCGCAATCGAGCATAGTGCCGATTCATGGCTGGATGATTTTTGAATACAGGGCATATATGGCCTCTTTAGGAATTTATATTGCTGTTATAGTTACGCTGTTCAGTCTTTTTAGGGCTCAGTGGAGGTTAGTTTGTTCTTTACTTTTGCTGATTTCTGCGGCCTTAACATTTTTAACATATAAGAACAATAAGACCTGGGCAACAGAGATAACCATGTGGGAGGACAACGTGCAAAAGGAACCAAAACATCCTATACCGCACATAAACCTTGGGAGTGCATACTTTGCGGCTAAAAGATATGATGATGCAATGGCTCAATTTCAACTGGCAATCGGCTTAAGCCCAAGCATTGCCGAGGCTCATAATAACCTTGGCTTAGTGTATGAACGCAAGGGGCTGTTACAGGATGCCGAGGATAAATTTAAACACGCCATGAGCCTCGATAAATCATATGCCTCCCCTGCTGTTAACCTTGGCCGTTTGTATGTAAATAGAGGGATGAATGAACAGGCTGAAGTTGAGTTTAAAAGGGCTATAGGAATCAGCCGGCGAAGTCCCGGTGCACATATCAATCTTGGCACTCTTTACGCAAAAATGGGTCAAAAGGAAAAAGCAATAGAAGAATTTAGCAAAGCTATCGCTATTAATCCAAACCTTGTTGAGCCCTACGTTAACCTTGGTGCGTTGTATGCCGACAGAGGGCTCAGAGGTTTGGCACTGGAGAGCCTGAAAAAAGCCATAATGATTGACCCGTCATACTCAGAAGCTTATAACATTATGGGAACTATAGATGAGGAAAGGGGTGCATTTACGGAGGCTGCAGCAAACTATCTAAAAGCCGTTAAGTATAATAAAGACAGTATAAATGCCCGCCACAATCTGGCGGCGGTCTATATCAGACAGGGGCTTATCGCCGATGCTGCAATTCAATACCGGCATATTTTAACTATCTCACCGGATGATGTTGAAGCAAAGAGCGCATTATTTAACATACAACACCAACAGAGCAGGCAGTGA
- the gspD gene encoding type II secretion system secretin GspD, with amino-acid sequence MKIKYLLLIPLMLAMSCSMIFRELKIEKSTVDGAKDNVTKDNITRRMPGTGSVLEFEEKQKEGKAEEITLPAYERTSPEKLAAELEPIDFKKMVTETKPVMINVDGMPLSDFIIYAVGDALKVTFFIDEAVKSLKNPVTLRMTKELPPETVLEIVVEQLRQSGLLVGARGPGLYILKPATSGEPTDVRLGRGVISSSTRIVQIVPLRYVSSADIVPLVAELYKTSITVKNYPKDNSLILTGTAAAMKDILSFIEVLDVPYLNKKKLMLIKLVYWKPEEFVSQMASILGGIGVTVSLDPKMPGVTFIPIKFLNSVLAITPDETAMELVMKWRSRLDTSESAGAEEKIYVYTPRYSAASELVDSVQRLYGLKTGVTQTQKGKTSVTGALPSASAKAQAGKAASEGEFAVPAALPRSAATATTGLLPTAPGTEGSLQVPSLKITADDKRNVVLLMASPTQYRTVLGLLKELDTPPRQVLIEATVAELTLDDKNNMGFEWYLAGRMLSNVAGGKFAGPFSLGTYGNLGVSSGTGLAYTFTADSGNLELLTSLLATDKKVEILSRPHLMVLDNEEATIRVGTEVPVITSEVSAADVTTTSSTTSSVLRNVQYRNTGVMLKLKPTINSEGLVTIEIGQEVSEAETNNTSSIDSPLILARSVHTKVVVADGSTVVLGGIRTKTISNSESKVPILGDIPIVGQLFKADSSNERKTELIILITPKIVHNAEEASSATKEMKDGLGWLH; translated from the coding sequence ATGAAAATAAAATATTTATTATTAATACCTTTAATGTTGGCAATGTCATGTTCGATGATCTTCAGGGAGTTAAAAATAGAAAAAAGCACGGTGGACGGTGCTAAAGACAATGTAACGAAAGACAACATAACCAGACGTATGCCCGGTACCGGGTCGGTACTTGAGTTTGAAGAAAAGCAAAAAGAGGGTAAAGCTGAGGAGATAACGTTGCCGGCATATGAGCGAACCTCACCGGAAAAACTGGCGGCGGAGCTGGAGCCGATAGATTTTAAGAAAATGGTGACTGAGACAAAACCTGTAATGATAAATGTGGATGGGATGCCTTTGAGCGATTTTATAATTTATGCCGTAGGGGATGCCTTAAAGGTTACTTTCTTTATAGATGAGGCGGTAAAATCACTTAAAAACCCTGTAACTCTTAGAATGACAAAGGAGCTTCCCCCGGAAACCGTACTTGAAATTGTGGTGGAGCAACTGAGACAAAGCGGCCTTTTGGTTGGAGCGCGGGGGCCGGGACTGTATATTTTAAAACCTGCCACATCAGGGGAACCGACAGATGTGAGACTAGGGCGCGGTGTTATCTCAAGCTCCACAAGAATAGTTCAGATAGTACCGCTGAGGTATGTAAGCTCAGCAGACATTGTGCCTCTTGTCGCTGAGCTTTACAAGACAAGCATAACTGTAAAGAACTACCCAAAAGACAATTCATTGATATTGACCGGCACGGCGGCAGCTATGAAGGATATATTGAGCTTCATAGAGGTCTTGGATGTGCCGTATTTGAATAAGAAAAAACTGATGCTCATAAAGCTTGTTTACTGGAAACCGGAGGAGTTTGTAAGCCAGATGGCGTCAATACTGGGAGGGATAGGGGTAACGGTATCGTTGGATCCGAAGATGCCTGGAGTGACATTTATACCGATAAAGTTTCTAAACAGTGTATTGGCCATAACCCCCGATGAAACAGCAATGGAGCTGGTAATGAAGTGGAGGAGTCGTCTTGACACCTCCGAGTCAGCCGGTGCAGAGGAAAAAATATATGTCTATACACCCAGATACTCGGCAGCATCGGAACTGGTAGATTCCGTACAGCGGCTTTACGGTTTAAAAACCGGAGTTACTCAGACGCAAAAGGGTAAAACCTCTGTAACCGGAGCATTACCGTCGGCCTCTGCAAAAGCACAAGCCGGCAAAGCTGCCAGCGAAGGCGAATTTGCAGTACCTGCTGCTCTACCCAGGTCGGCGGCAACAGCAACAACAGGGCTTTTACCTACGGCTCCCGGCACAGAGGGTTCACTACAAGTTCCCAGCCTTAAGATAACAGCCGACGACAAAAGAAACGTAGTGCTACTGATGGCCTCTCCGACCCAATACAGAACAGTGTTAGGTCTGCTTAAAGAGCTTGACACTCCCCCGCGGCAGGTATTAATAGAGGCCACGGTTGCTGAACTAACCCTGGACGATAAAAACAATATGGGATTTGAATGGTATCTTGCCGGCAGAATGTTAAGCAACGTGGCAGGCGGGAAATTTGCTGGACCATTTAGTTTAGGGACCTATGGCAACCTGGGCGTAAGCAGCGGCACCGGCCTGGCTTATACATTTACCGCCGACAGCGGCAACCTTGAACTGCTGACAAGTCTTTTAGCAACAGACAAAAAGGTGGAAATCCTGTCAAGGCCCCATCTGATGGTGCTTGACAACGAGGAGGCGACAATTAGGGTTGGAACTGAGGTCCCGGTTATAACAAGCGAGGTATCGGCAGCGGATGTAACCACAACCTCATCAACTACCTCAAGCGTTTTGAGAAATGTCCAATACCGAAACACCGGCGTAATGCTGAAATTGAAACCGACTATAAACTCCGAGGGGCTTGTTACAATTGAAATCGGCCAGGAGGTAAGTGAGGCTGAGACGAACAATACCTCAAGCATTGACTCTCCGCTGATTCTCGCAAGGTCAGTACACACCAAAGTGGTAGTGGCCGACGGAAGCACTGTGGTTCTCGGCGGTATAAGAACAAAAACAATTTCAAATTCCGAGAGTAAGGTGCCGATTTTAGGTGATATTCCCATAGTCGGACAGTTATTTAAGGCTGATTCGTCTAATGAGAGAAAAACTGAGCTGATAATTCTGATAACTCCGAAAATAGTACATAATGCTGAGGAAGCCTCATCGGCAACCAAAGAAATGAAGGATGGTCTGGGATGGTTACATTAA
- a CDS encoding GspMb/PilO family protein, whose protein sequence is MSQNIKHTGGGISKERMRKIGFFVIVLLTIARFGLFPLRSEVERKKSVIEDYRVTYASKMELLQRYSSVDMNDYPEVNQELSTLVFPKESNKTSVQTDVLKFITTTAESKHLNVSNFQMVEGSEGPVVTEVSVMVKVKGKPKQIIGFLREIQTHKPLVRIKNTEINQGSESEYSVKIVASGYIRKL, encoded by the coding sequence ATGTCTCAGAATATAAAACACACAGGGGGTGGAATCAGTAAGGAAAGAATGCGAAAAATTGGATTTTTTGTGATAGTTCTTTTGACAATAGCACGTTTTGGGCTGTTTCCGTTAAGAAGCGAGGTTGAAAGAAAGAAATCTGTAATTGAGGACTATAGGGTTACTTATGCCTCAAAGATGGAGCTGCTTCAAAGGTACTCATCGGTGGATATGAATGACTACCCTGAGGTAAACCAGGAGTTATCCACACTTGTTTTCCCAAAAGAAAGTAATAAAACATCTGTTCAAACCGACGTTCTCAAATTTATTACCACAACGGCTGAGAGCAAACACCTCAATGTGTCAAACTTTCAGATGGTTGAGGGCTCAGAGGGCCCGGTTGTCACAGAGGTCTCGGTTATGGTTAAAGTGAAAGGTAAACCAAAACAAATTATTGGGTTTTTAAGAGAAATCCAAACTCATAAACCGCTTGTCAGAATAAAGAACACAGAAATAAATCAGGGAAGTGAGAGCGAGTATTCCGTTAAAATTGTAGCCTCAGGTTACATTAGAAAATTATAG
- a CDS encoding general secretion pathway protein GspK, whose amino-acid sequence MNRAVKNENGSAVLLTIFIASIIITVGVGFNWIVKEHIKTAGALRDKSEAMILAESSFDTAMFAILTGKLTNRGVAFTDESLLGVNQIIANGTPLWVNENIILRLQDSNGLVSLADKIGDDLIKLIQTLAPERNAYEIVDCINDWIDTDDLVRTSGAESEYYRMIGADYEPRNFHLQIPEELLMIKGMDIQLFSKLRPFITLLRSTGFNVNTARPEIIAAHYGLNAETMESLRQYMAKNTIETTDTFNQITGLNTSSFEDTHVTASEYFEISLDVRAGGSLYRIKSGISIRDTTGFSPHSVYYWKEG is encoded by the coding sequence ATGAACAGAGCAGTAAAAAATGAAAACGGCTCAGCCGTTTTGCTGACTATATTTATAGCGTCAATAATAATAACGGTAGGGGTGGGATTTAACTGGATTGTTAAAGAGCATATAAAGACGGCAGGGGCACTCAGGGACAAGTCCGAGGCAATGATTTTAGCCGAATCATCCTTTGATACCGCTATGTTTGCAATCTTAACCGGAAAGCTTACCAACAGAGGTGTTGCCTTTACGGATGAATCCTTGCTTGGTGTAAATCAGATTATAGCAAACGGTACCCCTCTGTGGGTTAACGAAAACATTATTTTGCGGCTTCAGGACTCTAACGGTCTGGTTTCACTTGCTGATAAAATCGGCGATGACCTGATAAAGCTGATACAGACGCTGGCGCCTGAGAGAAACGCTTATGAAATCGTGGATTGCATAAACGACTGGATTGATACAGACGACCTTGTACGCACAAGCGGGGCGGAGTCGGAGTACTACAGAATGATCGGAGCTGATTATGAGCCTCGAAATTTTCATCTTCAGATACCTGAGGAGCTGCTTATGATTAAGGGAATGGATATTCAACTGTTCAGTAAACTCAGACCGTTTATAACGCTGCTTAGGAGCACCGGATTTAACGTTAACACTGCACGGCCGGAGATAATTGCCGCCCATTACGGATTAAACGCCGAGACCATGGAGTCTCTGCGCCAATACATGGCTAAGAACACCATCGAGACCACTGACACTTTCAACCAGATAACCGGTTTAAATACAAGTTCTTTTGAGGATACACACGTAACAGCGTCGGAGTACTTTGAAATATCCCTGGATGTAAGAGCAGGGGGGAGTCTATACCGCATAAAGTCAGGAATCAGCATAAGAGACACAACAGGGTTTTCACCACATTCGGTATATTACTGGAAGGAGGGATGA
- a CDS encoding prepilin-type N-terminal cleavage/methylation domain-containing protein: protein MYSDTKKTPQGYTLIEAVVAVAIFSAMIMLAMVVLNQGFKQYKDIMEEGVNFWKIARSYWLHKSVSGMVYYYVSDEKRLTWNTWRPYIVCRPELLSYVSNTPLAGTIPVVAWITAERNPTDNTFDLMYYELPVYTKNMQEIHHDYDSGLYKTGQSFTIIEDVTDVSMECYAMDSLTKLWSWVDSYETKPGVTILPTAVKINYRKNNINETIFLNVRVNGTFHSDPNII from the coding sequence ATGTACTCAGATACTAAGAAAACCCCGCAAGGATACACTTTAATTGAGGCGGTTGTAGCCGTGGCAATATTCTCCGCCATGATAATGCTTGCAATGGTGGTACTTAATCAGGGTTTTAAACAGTACAAGGATATAATGGAGGAGGGTGTTAATTTCTGGAAAATAGCCCGGAGTTACTGGCTTCACAAAAGCGTAAGCGGCATGGTCTATTACTATGTGAGTGACGAAAAAAGGCTTACATGGAACACATGGCGGCCATACATTGTGTGCCGCCCGGAGCTGTTGAGTTATGTCAGCAATACTCCTTTGGCTGGAACTATCCCCGTAGTTGCATGGATAACAGCGGAGAGAAACCCCACTGACAACACCTTTGATCTCATGTACTATGAGCTGCCGGTTTATACAAAAAATATGCAGGAAATACACCACGACTATGACAGTGGATTGTATAAAACCGGACAGTCTTTTACCATAATTGAAGACGTAACTGATGTCTCAATGGAATGTTACGCCATGGATTCATTAACAAAGCTCTGGAGCTGGGTTGACAGTTACGAAACTAAACCCGGCGTCACGATTCTTCCGACAGCCGTCAAAATAAATTACAGAAAAAATAATATAAATGAGACCATTTTTTTAAATGTCAGGGTTAACGGAACTTTTCACTCAGACCCTAACATAATATAG
- a CDS encoding ArsR family transcriptional regulator — protein MKVKNIKIVIKSDEDIFKEVKEVVRKIEQNEKIKKHEEISFDDIDTLRKILTDGRIKVLKGIKKNNPQSIYELAKILDRDTKNTFDDVKFLAEMGLIELKKTKDGREKTTPTVSYDNILVEIPV, from the coding sequence ATGAAAGTGAAAAATATAAAGATAGTCATTAAATCCGACGAGGATATTTTTAAAGAGGTCAAAGAAGTTGTCAGAAAGATAGAACAAAACGAAAAAATAAAAAAACATGAGGAAATATCCTTTGATGATATAGACACACTGAGAAAAATCCTCACAGATGGACGGATAAAAGTACTCAAGGGAATAAAGAAAAATAATCCTCAATCAATATATGAACTTGCTAAAATTCTCGACAGGGATACTAAGAACACTTTCGATGATGTTAAATTCCTTGCTGAAATGGGGCTCATAGAGCTTAAAAAAACTAAAGACGGCAGAGAAAAAACAACTCCAACGGTAAGCTATGATAATATTTTAGTAGAAATACCTGTGTGA
- a CDS encoding DUF6516 family protein: MMAELVYHQKKYYKDGAIKEIKIWKVPWSEDKPFGYKYSLVYIVNSERIVGYDNSEGKGDHRHFMGIEYPYKFQTLERLWADFETDIKLYKGDRP, encoded by the coding sequence ATGATGGCGGAGCTTGTTTATCATCAAAAGAAATATTATAAAGATGGCGCCATTAAGGAAATAAAAATATGGAAAGTTCCCTGGTCTGAAGATAAACCATTTGGCTATAAGTATTCTCTGGTTTATATTGTAAATAGTGAACGAATTGTCGGTTATGATAATTCTGAGGGCAAAGGTGATCACAGGCATTTTATGGGAATAGAGTATCCATACAAATTTCAAACTTTAGAAAGACTGTGGGCGGACTTTGAAACTGATATTAAACTCTATAAAGGGGACAGACCATGA
- a CDS encoding type II secretion system GspH family protein: MSQKGFTLVELLIVIVIIGMIFAVTLPVSVSMYNRHIASIEAEKVMLYMFKLQRDSFLDGEEKLVETDKGLITVNGVAHMFSTDAPVNPSGPQPKQQSPEAQINFVYIPTPILFFTNGTTSGGVVMVYVKEFIFAVKIAPPYGEIRMEAHNV, from the coding sequence GTGAGCCAAAAGGGGTTTACACTCGTTGAGCTGCTTATCGTAATTGTAATCATAGGTATGATTTTTGCCGTAACACTGCCCGTTTCCGTTAGTATGTACAACAGGCACATAGCCTCCATCGAGGCGGAAAAGGTAATGCTATATATGTTTAAGCTCCAGAGGGACTCTTTTTTAGACGGAGAGGAAAAACTGGTTGAAACCGATAAGGGGCTCATAACGGTAAATGGTGTTGCCCACATGTTTTCCACAGACGCTCCGGTAAATCCCTCCGGCCCCCAACCGAAACAACAAAGCCCTGAGGCCCAAATTAACTTTGTTTATATTCCAACCCCTATACTGTTTTTTACAAACGGCACAACCTCAGGGGGTGTGGTAATGGTCTATGTAAAGGAGTTCATATTTGCCGTGAAAATTGCACCACCATATGGGGAAATTAGGATGGAGGCTCATAACGTATGA